The Bryobacteraceae bacterium genome includes a window with the following:
- a CDS encoding cation efflux system membrane protein → MRPLLPVFLIAAAVLTTGCSKDARPSAPSPQSAAAADPNSIVLDDTLRQRIRIGQPEYRDVAADLSVSARVEVDATRTSRIGSPVLGRITEVLVEEGQDVRQGQRLALLYSTGLNEAQLELLKALSQRMVAERAVARAKTLLQADVIGAAELQRREAELTQATAELEAAREELALLGMPPEAIQELEKTRALKSLAVVTSNRDGTVLGRRAAVGQVVQPADTIFEITDLSQVWVVADVPEKEIGHVSVGLPVTVEFDALPGRRISSRISFVSPLVNPETRTVFVRVELPNPNKLFKPAMLATMTLHGHPQQRLCLPQEAFVREGGEEFVFVRADADRFILTPVVSEPAGRFGRAVLEPDIAGKDVVISGAFHLNNERRRRNIRGSD, encoded by the coding sequence ATGAGACCCCTGTTGCCTGTTTTTCTGATCGCTGCCGCCGTCCTGACGACGGGCTGCTCGAAGGACGCCCGCCCGTCCGCCCCATCGCCCCAGTCTGCCGCCGCTGCGGATCCGAACAGCATCGTGCTCGACGACACTCTCCGCCAGAGAATCCGCATCGGACAACCTGAATATCGCGATGTCGCCGCAGACCTTTCCGTGTCTGCCCGTGTAGAAGTGGATGCAACGCGCACAAGCCGCATCGGATCTCCCGTCCTTGGCAGGATCACGGAAGTCCTCGTCGAGGAGGGCCAGGATGTGCGCCAGGGGCAGCGTCTGGCCTTGCTCTACAGCACGGGACTGAACGAAGCGCAGCTCGAACTGCTGAAGGCTCTGTCGCAGAGGATGGTGGCTGAGCGCGCTGTCGCCCGCGCCAAAACACTGCTTCAGGCTGACGTCATCGGCGCTGCCGAGCTGCAGCGCCGGGAAGCGGAGCTGACGCAGGCCACCGCTGAGCTGGAAGCTGCCCGCGAGGAGCTGGCTCTCCTCGGGATGCCGCCGGAGGCCATCCAGGAGCTTGAGAAGACGCGAGCCCTGAAATCCCTGGCGGTGGTGACTTCCAACCGCGACGGCACTGTGCTCGGCCGGCGCGCCGCAGTCGGACAGGTCGTTCAGCCGGCGGACACCATCTTCGAGATCACCGATCTGAGCCAAGTCTGGGTTGTCGCTGACGTTCCGGAGAAGGAGATCGGCCATGTCTCGGTGGGACTGCCCGTCACAGTCGAATTCGATGCGTTGCCGGGCAGGCGTATTTCCTCCCGAATTTCCTTCGTCAGCCCGCTCGTCAACCCGGAGACACGCACCGTCTTCGTGCGCGTGGAGCTGCCGAATCCCAACAAGCTGTTCAAGCCCGCCATGCTGGCCACGATGACCCTGCATGGACACCCGCAGCAGCGGCTGTGCCTGCCTCAGGAAGCGTTCGTTCGTGAAGGCGGCGAGGAGTTCGTTTTCGTCCGGGCGGATGCGGACCGCTTTATCCTCACGCCCGTGGTCTCGGAGCCGGCCGGCCGTTTCGGGCGCGCGGTCTTGGAACCTGACATCGCCGGCAAGGATGTCGTGATCTCTGGCGCCTTTCATCTCAACAATGAACGGCGCCGGCGCAATATCCGCGGCTCGGACTGA
- the czcC gene encoding RND transporter — translation MLAEAAMAQLPLTLRDALELAEKNNPALTAAAAVVDAAEAGITTARAYPNPFASTQTGRQMVRVPGNVTGMVQILSFQQPLELGSLRPSRIGLAERNREVAEMQRQVRRIAVLSQVRRTFYEVLRRDAELALLQENLALVESLRKRVAVQVEVGEAARLELVRADAEIASARAQVNAARIRRVSALAAFRAAVGAPLDGEVSLSGEPEPVALLPSLDRISADAVQDHPALRLARSEKIRAESRVSFEKSLRLPQPTVRTDYERYPDVPNFRVGIDIPIPLWNRREGPIAEAQAALREAAANEELRRIELLAALEGAYRRLEEAEEQIRAYEKGVLPEAEAALKAAQTAFQLGERGILEVLDAQRLLRSARVELLNARFDRQAALVDLDEFRGIDPTTLYRK, via the coding sequence ATGCTGGCCGAGGCCGCCATGGCGCAGCTTCCGCTCACCCTTCGGGACGCGCTCGAGCTTGCAGAGAAAAATAACCCGGCGCTGACTGCAGCCGCGGCCGTTGTAGACGCTGCGGAAGCAGGAATCACAACAGCGCGAGCTTACCCCAACCCCTTCGCCAGCACCCAGACCGGCCGTCAGATGGTTCGGGTGCCGGGCAATGTCACGGGCATGGTGCAAATCCTGAGTTTCCAGCAGCCGCTGGAACTTGGCTCCCTGCGCCCGTCGCGCATCGGCCTGGCGGAGCGGAACAGGGAGGTGGCGGAAATGCAACGCCAGGTCCGCCGCATCGCCGTGCTCAGCCAGGTGCGAAGGACCTTCTATGAGGTCCTGCGGCGGGATGCGGAGCTGGCGCTGCTTCAGGAAAACCTCGCACTGGTTGAGTCTTTGCGGAAACGCGTGGCTGTCCAGGTGGAAGTCGGAGAAGCCGCTCGCCTGGAGCTCGTGCGCGCTGACGCCGAAATTGCCAGCGCGCGCGCCCAGGTGAATGCGGCCCGGATCCGGCGCGTCTCCGCTCTGGCCGCTTTCCGGGCTGCCGTGGGAGCTCCGCTGGATGGAGAAGTCAGCCTTTCGGGCGAACCGGAGCCGGTCGCCCTTCTGCCTTCGCTGGACAGGATCAGCGCTGACGCTGTTCAGGATCACCCCGCGCTGCGCCTGGCGCGCAGCGAGAAAATCCGGGCGGAATCGCGAGTCTCCTTCGAAAAATCCTTGCGCCTTCCGCAGCCCACGGTGCGGACGGATTACGAACGGTATCCCGACGTGCCGAATTTCCGCGTCGGCATCGACATTCCGATCCCTCTCTGGAACCGCCGGGAAGGCCCGATCGCGGAAGCCCAGGCTGCCCTCAGGGAAGCTGCGGCGAACGAGGAGTTGCGGCGCATCGAACTGCTGGCCGCCCTGGAAGGCGCCTACCGGCGTCTGGAAGAAGCCGAAGAGCAGATCAGGGCGTACGAAAAGGGCGTTCTGCCGGAAGCCGAAGCGGCGTTGAAGGCAGCGCAAACGGCCTTTCAGTTGGGAGAGCGCGGGATTCTCGAGGTGCTGGACGCCCAGCGGCTTCTGCGGTCCGCCCGTGTCGAACTTCTCAACGCGCGGTTCGATCGCCAGGCAGCGCTCGTTGACCTCGATGAGTTCCGCGGCATCGATCCCACGACTCTCTACAGGAAGTGA
- the aat gene encoding leucyl/phenylalanyl-tRNA--protein transferase, translating into MLDIVKVTFSVTCESLEEGYRTGIFPMGHEGERAFTWHRPDPRCIIPLDSFHVPASLRRTLRRGAFTITADRAFSEVVQACASRPGVWITPKLRAVYEEMHRMGKAHSLEVWVNDQLAGGIFGVHLGGAFFAESKFHRVTDMSKVALVTLLERLRAAGFTLFDVQYWTPHLAQFGACEIPAQEYLHLLQHALSSPAPFPG; encoded by the coding sequence GTGCTCGACATTGTCAAAGTCACTTTCTCGGTGACTTGCGAATCGCTGGAAGAGGGCTACCGGACCGGCATCTTCCCGATGGGCCATGAAGGCGAGCGCGCCTTCACATGGCACCGGCCGGATCCGCGCTGCATCATCCCGCTCGATTCATTCCACGTGCCAGCCTCGTTGCGCCGCACCCTGCGCCGCGGGGCGTTTACGATCACGGCGGACAGGGCGTTTTCCGAGGTCGTGCAGGCATGCGCGTCCCGCCCCGGCGTCTGGATCACGCCGAAGCTGCGCGCCGTCTACGAGGAGATGCACCGCATGGGGAAGGCTCACTCGCTGGAAGTGTGGGTGAACGATCAGCTCGCCGGCGGCATCTTCGGCGTGCATCTCGGCGGGGCGTTTTTCGCCGAGTCGAAGTTCCACCGCGTGACGGATATGTCCAAAGTCGCGCTCGTCACCCTGCTGGAGCGCCTCCGCGCCGCCGGCTTCACGCTGTTCGACGTGCAGTACTGGACGCCCCATCTGGCGCAGTTCGGCGCATGTGAAATCCCTGCGCAGGAATATCTGCATCTTCTCCAACATGCCCTGTCGTCGCCTGCGCCTTTTCCCGGCTGA
- a CDS encoding dehydrogenase → MKLFALLAVAALAGSAADLRLGIVGTDTSHVIAFTTILNDPNHKEHVAGARVVAAYKGGSPDLPSSRDRVEKYAAELQSKFGVEIVPDIATLLGKVDAVLLESVDGRVHLAQFREIARSGKPVFIDKPLASTLEDAREIAAIARKYGVRWFSSSALRYSSLLPELKKDRVDGALVWGPGPLEATHQLDLSWYGIHAVEILYTLMGTGCEEVTRTYAPDAEVVTGRWKDGRVAAIRLSRPYGGYGAVVFSGKEIRQSQKDLYTGYRGLVEQIILFFQSRVPPVPEQETLEMFAFMDAAQRSREAGGAPVKLR, encoded by the coding sequence ATGAAGCTTTTCGCTCTCCTCGCCGTGGCTGCGCTGGCGGGCTCAGCCGCGGATCTTCGGCTGGGCATCGTCGGCACGGACACGTCGCACGTCATCGCGTTTACCACTATTCTGAACGACCCGAACCACAAGGAACACGTCGCCGGAGCGCGCGTGGTGGCGGCCTACAAGGGGGGCAGTCCGGACCTGCCGTCCAGCCGGGACCGGGTGGAGAAGTATGCGGCAGAGCTGCAATCAAAGTTCGGCGTCGAGATCGTGCCCGACATTGCCACGCTGCTGGGCAAAGTGGACGCCGTGCTGCTGGAAAGCGTGGATGGCCGGGTGCATCTGGCCCAGTTCCGGGAGATCGCGCGATCCGGGAAGCCCGTGTTCATCGACAAGCCGCTGGCTTCGACGCTGGAAGATGCGCGGGAGATTGCGGCCATTGCCCGGAAATACGGCGTGCGGTGGTTCAGTTCATCGGCTCTGCGGTATTCCTCGCTGCTGCCGGAACTGAAGAAAGATCGGGTGGACGGCGCGCTCGTCTGGGGACCGGGACCGCTGGAGGCGACGCATCAGCTGGACCTGTCCTGGTACGGGATTCACGCCGTGGAGATCCTGTACACGCTGATGGGGACGGGCTGCGAGGAGGTGACGCGGACGTACGCGCCCGATGCGGAGGTCGTTACCGGGCGCTGGAAGGACGGACGCGTGGCAGCGATCCGGCTGTCGCGGCCGTATGGCGGCTACGGCGCCGTGGTGTTCTCGGGGAAGGAGATCCGTCAATCCCAGAAAGATCTGTATACGGGCTATCGCGGCCTGGTGGAGCAGATCATCCTTTTCTTTCAGTCCCGGGTGCCGCCGGTGCCGGAACAGGAAACGCTGGAAATGTTTGCTTTTATGGACGCCGCCCAGCGCAGCCGCGAGGCGGGCGGCGCGCCGGTGAAACTGCGCTGA
- a CDS encoding ABC transporter ATP-binding protein, producing the protein MSEAIRAENISVIYRPRGSKKLLRQYLQDRLTGKQAEGFYALHDVSFSLARGEGLAVVGANGAGKSTLLAVLAGLLKPDSGRLMVDGRVSTLMELGSGFHPDLTGWENLRLYGAILGLSRREVQERAGDIADFAELHGYMDQPVRTFSSGMVLRLAFAVAVHAQGDIILIDEILAVGDAAFQKKCHRRLIELREKGATLVCVSHISGMLEALCRRALWLHHGRVVRDGLYQDVAAAYTAFMNGTGRHLWDQLPDAPVRTSA; encoded by the coding sequence ATGAGCGAAGCCATCCGCGCCGAGAACATCTCCGTGATTTACCGCCCCCGTGGCAGCAAGAAGCTGCTGCGGCAGTACCTGCAGGACCGTCTGACAGGAAAGCAGGCGGAGGGGTTCTACGCCCTTCACGATGTCAGCTTCTCGCTCGCTCGTGGCGAAGGGTTGGCCGTCGTCGGCGCCAATGGCGCAGGCAAGAGCACTCTGCTGGCGGTCCTCGCCGGCCTGCTGAAGCCGGACAGCGGCCGCCTCATGGTCGACGGGCGGGTCAGCACGCTGATGGAGCTCGGCTCGGGTTTCCACCCGGATCTGACGGGTTGGGAAAATCTGCGGCTGTACGGCGCGATCCTCGGCCTGTCGCGCCGCGAAGTGCAGGAGCGCGCCGGAGACATCGCGGATTTCGCTGAACTCCACGGATACATGGATCAGCCGGTCCGCACGTTTTCTTCTGGAATGGTCCTCCGGCTGGCCTTTGCAGTCGCCGTCCACGCCCAGGGGGACATCATCCTGATCGACGAAATCCTCGCCGTCGGCGACGCCGCATTCCAGAAAAAATGTCACCGGCGGCTGATCGAGCTGCGCGAAAAAGGGGCAACGCTGGTTTGTGTTTCACACATCTCCGGCATGCTCGAAGCTCTTTGCCGCCGCGCTCTCTGGCTGCACCATGGCCGCGTGGTCCGCGACGGCCTTTATCAGGACGTGGCCGCCGCGTACACGGCGTTCATGAATGGCACCGGCCGCCATCTCTGGGATCAGCTGCCCGACGCGCCCGTCCGGACCTCCGCCTGA
- a CDS encoding transport permease protein, with translation MRRSNLAFVIAELVLKDFRVRYRNMSLGVFWSLLNPLTMMAILTFVFTRVFQSQIPNYPLYVLCGLIPYNFFTLSAVTGTVSITENAALVKRTPFQSALLPLVAVLANTLHLGIQLLIVFALVLWYGLPVTWHYLWLPVIWMLELLFIYGLTLASSSLHVVIRDVRYVVESANLVLFWLVPIFYSFAMVPQQYKSLYEFNPVAALVLATQHVILGHRSPPPMLMWKMAFVSAVFLLVGGFIFSRMKSRFYRYL, from the coding sequence ATGCGCCGATCCAATCTTGCTTTCGTGATCGCCGAACTCGTTCTGAAGGACTTCCGCGTCCGCTACCGGAACATGTCGCTGGGCGTCTTCTGGTCTCTTCTGAACCCGCTTACAATGATGGCGATCCTCACGTTCGTGTTTACGAGGGTCTTTCAAAGCCAGATTCCGAACTATCCGCTTTACGTTTTGTGCGGGCTGATTCCATATAACTTTTTCACCCTCTCAGCCGTGACAGGCACCGTGTCCATCACTGAAAACGCAGCCCTGGTCAAACGCACCCCGTTCCAGTCAGCTCTGCTGCCGCTTGTTGCTGTTCTCGCCAACACGCTCCATCTCGGCATTCAGCTTCTGATTGTTTTCGCCCTCGTCCTCTGGTACGGCCTGCCGGTCACGTGGCATTACCTGTGGCTGCCTGTGATCTGGATGCTGGAACTGCTCTTCATATACGGATTGACGCTCGCCTCCAGCAGCCTTCACGTGGTCATCCGCGACGTGCGCTACGTCGTCGAATCGGCCAATCTGGTCCTCTTCTGGCTGGTCCCGATTTTCTACAGCTTCGCCATGGTGCCCCAGCAGTACAAGAGCCTGTATGAGTTCAACCCGGTGGCGGCGCTTGTTCTCGCGACACAGCATGTCATCCTCGGGCACCGTTCTCCTCCGCCGATGCTGATGTGGAAAATGGCGTTCGTGTCTGCTGTCTTTCTTCTCGTTGGCGGATTTATCTTTTCGCGGATGAAAAGCCGGTTTTACAGGTACCTTTAG
- a CDS encoding ABC transporter ATP-binding protein, producing MISVQNLTKRYDRNVAVNDISFEVGKGQIVGFLGPNGAGKTTTMRILTCFMPPTSGRATVAGYDVLEQPLEVKRRIGYLPETPPLYPEMEVHEYLAFVARLKGIPEGDVARRVAEVSRRCAVDDVSRKLISKLSKGYRQRVGLAQAILHNPDVLILDEPTAGLDPKQIHETRQLIRSLAGEHTIILSTHILPEVEQTCDHVIIISRGRIVAQDTVENLTSRLRGQEAVLVEVAGAGAEEIRGALAALSGVARVTHRESRDGLHSFEVESAPGQNVRASLARRVVEHGWSLHELRSLSMSLEQVFLELTASEKAAEGNGKGGRQ from the coding sequence ATGATCAGCGTCCAGAATCTGACGAAGAGATACGACCGCAATGTCGCCGTCAACGACATCAGCTTCGAGGTCGGAAAGGGGCAGATCGTCGGCTTCCTGGGGCCGAACGGCGCAGGCAAGACGACGACCATGCGGATCCTGACGTGTTTCATGCCGCCCACTTCCGGCCGCGCGACCGTTGCCGGCTACGACGTGCTGGAGCAGCCGCTGGAAGTCAAGCGCCGCATCGGATACCTGCCGGAAACGCCGCCGTTGTATCCGGAGATGGAGGTGCATGAATACCTGGCGTTCGTCGCCCGCCTGAAGGGAATCCCGGAGGGCGACGTGGCCCGCAGGGTGGCCGAGGTCAGCCGTCGGTGCGCCGTGGACGATGTCTCGCGAAAACTGATTTCGAAGCTGTCCAAAGGCTACCGGCAGCGTGTCGGACTGGCGCAGGCGATCCTGCACAACCCCGACGTGCTGATTCTGGACGAGCCCACCGCCGGGCTCGACCCGAAGCAGATCCATGAGACGCGGCAGTTGATCCGCTCGCTCGCCGGGGAGCACACAATCATCCTTTCAACGCACATCCTTCCGGAAGTCGAGCAGACCTGCGACCACGTGATCATCATCAGCAGGGGCAGGATCGTGGCGCAGGACACGGTGGAGAACCTGACGTCGCGGCTGCGCGGGCAGGAAGCGGTTCTGGTGGAAGTGGCGGGCGCTGGCGCGGAGGAGATCCGGGGCGCGCTGGCGGCGCTCTCCGGCGTGGCGCGCGTCACGCACCGGGAGTCGCGCGACGGACTCCACTCCTTCGAAGTCGAGTCCGCTCCCGGTCAGAACGTCCGGGCGTCGCTCGCCCGCCGCGTTGTCGAACACGGGTGGTCCCTGCACGAGTTGCGTTCGCTCTCCATGAGCCTCGAACAGGTCTTCCTGGAGCTCACCGCATCCGAGAAGGCGGCTGAAGGAAACGGCAAGGGAGGACGGCAGTGA
- a CDS encoding ABC transporter permease, producing the protein MRNIWTICTKELKSYFASPIAYLLLAMYAVIFGFFFWNAVGYFVNISMQSTMFGRSFPMDVNEMIIRPLLMNTSVVGLFLIPLISMRLFAEEKRTGTIELLMTSPVRDMEVILGKWLAALILYACLLGISLLNMGFLFAYGKPDWRPMLVGYLGLLLQAGGLLAIGTFISTTTRNQIIAGAVTFGACLLLWVFEWVAGYETATWATVMGYMSVVRHYEPFSKGVIDSKDAVYFLSLIFLGIFLTSRSLESLRWRA; encoded by the coding sequence GTGAGAAACATCTGGACGATCTGCACGAAAGAGCTCAAATCGTATTTCGCATCGCCCATCGCCTATCTTCTTCTGGCGATGTATGCCGTCATTTTCGGCTTCTTCTTCTGGAATGCAGTCGGGTATTTCGTCAACATCAGCATGCAGTCGACGATGTTCGGACGCAGTTTCCCGATGGATGTCAACGAGATGATCATCCGTCCCCTGCTGATGAACACGTCGGTGGTCGGCCTGTTTCTGATTCCGCTGATCTCGATGAGGCTCTTCGCGGAAGAGAAGCGGACGGGCACGATCGAGCTGCTGATGACCTCGCCGGTCCGGGACATGGAAGTGATCCTCGGCAAGTGGCTGGCGGCGCTGATTCTCTACGCCTGCCTGCTGGGCATCAGCCTGCTGAACATGGGCTTCCTGTTCGCTTACGGCAAGCCGGACTGGCGGCCGATGCTGGTCGGGTATCTGGGGCTGCTGCTTCAGGCTGGCGGTCTGCTGGCCATCGGCACGTTCATTTCGACGACCACGCGCAATCAGATCATCGCCGGCGCCGTGACCTTCGGCGCCTGCCTGCTGCTGTGGGTCTTTGAATGGGTGGCAGGCTACGAGACCGCCACGTGGGCGACCGTGATGGGCTACATGTCGGTGGTCCGCCACTACGAGCCGTTTTCCAAAGGGGTGATCGACTCGAAAGACGCCGTCTATTTCCTCTCGCTGATCTTTCTCGGAATCTTTCTGACATCGCGGAGCCTCGAGTCGCTCCGGTGGAGGGCGTAA
- the pncB2 gene encoding nicotinate phosphoribosyltransferase pncB2, translating to MNALLTDLYQLTMAAGYWSAGKAGETATFELFVRRLPANRNYLIAAGLAQAAEYLLSLRFEEEEIRYLQGLPQFQRAEPGFFEALRRFRFTGDVFAVPEGTPVFAGEPLLTVRAPLMEAQIPETYLLSMVGFQTMIATKAARMVDASGGRAVVEFGTRRAHSPMAGLYAARAAFIGGCAGTSNVLAGMRFGIPVFGTAAHSWVQSFPTEREAFQRLQALLGESTTYLIDTYDTLEGARQAVALGKPFWGVRLDSGNLIELSRAVRKILDEGGCRDAKIMATGDLNEYKILELMAAGAPIDAFGVGTELATSMDAPSHGAVYKMVEHDSPLGRRYTAKFSAEKATLPGAKQVFRFRDRDMIGRAHECPSADAEALLRPVILRGGLVTPLPSAAEARERGRRSIEALPKKLRTLFEVDPPYRIDLSEELIQLAGEVRARR from the coding sequence GTGAATGCCCTGCTGACCGACCTGTACCAGCTGACGATGGCGGCGGGCTACTGGTCGGCCGGCAAGGCGGGTGAAACCGCAACATTCGAGCTGTTCGTCCGGCGTCTGCCGGCCAATCGCAACTATCTCATCGCCGCGGGGCTGGCGCAGGCGGCCGAGTACCTGCTGAGCCTGCGTTTCGAAGAAGAGGAAATCCGCTACCTGCAAGGCTTGCCGCAATTTCAGCGGGCGGAGCCAGGTTTCTTCGAGGCGTTGCGGCGGTTCCGGTTCACGGGCGACGTCTTTGCAGTGCCGGAGGGCACTCCTGTTTTTGCGGGCGAGCCGCTGCTCACGGTGCGGGCGCCGCTGATGGAGGCGCAGATCCCGGAGACCTACCTTCTGTCGATGGTCGGCTTCCAGACGATGATCGCCACGAAGGCGGCGCGGATGGTGGACGCCAGCGGCGGCCGCGCCGTGGTCGAGTTCGGGACGCGGCGGGCGCATTCACCCATGGCAGGCCTGTACGCGGCGCGCGCGGCTTTCATTGGCGGCTGCGCAGGTACATCGAACGTGCTGGCGGGCATGCGCTTCGGCATTCCCGTGTTCGGCACCGCCGCGCACTCCTGGGTGCAGAGCTTTCCCACCGAGCGCGAGGCCTTCCAGCGGCTGCAGGCTCTTCTTGGAGAAAGCACGACCTACCTGATCGACACGTACGACACCCTGGAGGGAGCGCGTCAGGCGGTGGCGCTGGGCAAGCCCTTCTGGGGCGTGCGGCTCGACAGCGGGAACCTGATCGAACTGTCGCGCGCGGTGCGGAAGATTCTCGACGAAGGCGGGTGCCGGGACGCGAAGATCATGGCCACAGGCGACCTGAACGAGTACAAGATTCTGGAGCTGATGGCCGCCGGCGCGCCGATCGACGCCTTCGGAGTCGGGACGGAGCTGGCCACGTCGATGGATGCCCCCAGCCACGGGGCCGTGTACAAGATGGTGGAGCATGACTCTCCGCTGGGCCGCCGCTATACGGCCAAGTTCAGCGCCGAAAAGGCGACGCTTCCCGGCGCCAAGCAGGTGTTCCGGTTCCGGGACCGCGACATGATCGGACGGGCCCATGAGTGTCCGTCGGCGGACGCCGAGGCGCTGCTGCGGCCGGTGATTCTCCGGGGCGGACTGGTGACGCCGCTGCCTTCGGCGGCCGAGGCGCGGGAGCGCGGGCGGCGGTCGATCGAAGCCCTGCCGAAGAAGCTCCGGACGCTGTTCGAAGTCGATCCGCCTTACCGGATCGACCTCAGCGAGGAGCTGATCCAGCTGGCCGGGGAAGTGAGGGCGAGGCGATGA
- a CDS encoding isochorismatase — MNTAFFDIDTQNDFMLPAGALYVPGAESILPQVARLNRWAKERGIPLISTADAHREDDPEFALWPPHCVAGTFGQRKPDCTQVGQIVLNKQSVDCFTIPELPALLEQLEVGHAVVYGVVTEICVRHAVVGLLGRGIRVTLVEDAVRSLNQAEAEALFRELQAKAGSLARAAEICAA, encoded by the coding sequence ATGAATACGGCGTTTTTCGATATCGACACCCAGAACGATTTCATGCTGCCCGCGGGAGCGCTTTACGTGCCCGGGGCGGAGTCGATCCTGCCCCAGGTGGCGCGGCTGAACCGCTGGGCGAAGGAGCGCGGCATTCCGCTGATTTCGACCGCGGATGCGCACCGGGAGGACGATCCGGAGTTCGCCCTCTGGCCGCCGCACTGCGTCGCGGGGACGTTCGGCCAGAGAAAGCCGGATTGCACGCAGGTCGGCCAGATTGTTTTAAACAAGCAAAGCGTCGATTGTTTTACGATCCCCGAGCTTCCCGCCCTGCTGGAGCAGCTGGAAGTCGGGCATGCCGTGGTCTACGGCGTTGTGACGGAGATCTGCGTCCGGCACGCCGTTGTCGGGCTGCTCGGGCGCGGCATCCGGGTGACGCTGGTGGAGGACGCCGTCCGTTCGCTCAACCAGGCGGAGGCGGAGGCGCTGTTCCGGGAGCTGCAGGCAAAAGCAGGCTCTCTCGCCCGCGCAGCGGAGATCTGCGCGGCGTGA
- the rsfS gene encoding ribosomal silencing factor RsfS, translated as MRKRKLNGATPSTATESPTWLIALRAAESKKASGIRVLDLREIASFCDYFLICTGTNQKQNQAIWDEVAKQMKLQAGETPLSVEGYEHGEWILGDFGDVIVHVFSPEKRDYYQLERLWRDAKDVPVPPEAAA; from the coding sequence TTGCGGAAACGAAAACTCAACGGGGCCACCCCTTCCACCGCCACGGAAAGCCCCACGTGGCTCATCGCCCTTCGAGCCGCCGAGTCCAAGAAAGCTTCCGGAATCCGCGTGCTCGATCTGCGCGAAATCGCGTCGTTCTGCGACTACTTCCTTATCTGCACCGGCACGAACCAGAAGCAGAACCAGGCTATCTGGGACGAAGTCGCGAAGCAGATGAAGTTACAGGCTGGTGAAACGCCGTTGAGCGTCGAGGGGTACGAACACGGCGAGTGGATCCTCGGCGACTTCGGCGATGTGATCGTGCACGTTTTCTCCCCCGAGAAACGCGATTACTACCAGCTGGAGCGGCTTTGGCGGGACGCCAAAGACGTGCCCGTTCCGCCGGAAGCCGCAGCCTGA
- a CDS encoding hypoxanthine phosphoribosyltransferase, with amino-acid sequence MSGPRFEVLIPHDQIQQRVAELGRQISADYAGRPLVMVGVLKGSFMFLADLIRHIDAPLRIEFIGTKSYEGTTTSGQVQLTKDLDRPIQDEDVLLVEDIIDTGLTLNYLKHLLEQREPRSLKTVAFLDKPSRRRIEVHGDYVGFTIEDRFVVGYGLDFEQRYRNLRDLCVLVA; translated from the coding sequence ATGAGCGGCCCCCGCTTCGAAGTCCTCATCCCTCACGATCAGATCCAGCAGCGCGTGGCGGAGCTCGGACGCCAGATCAGCGCCGACTACGCGGGGCGGCCGCTCGTGATGGTGGGCGTGCTCAAGGGCTCTTTCATGTTTCTGGCCGATCTGATCCGGCACATCGACGCGCCTCTGCGCATCGAGTTCATCGGCACGAAGAGCTACGAGGGCACGACGACCTCCGGCCAGGTGCAGCTCACCAAGGACCTCGACCGACCGATCCAGGACGAGGACGTGCTGCTGGTGGAAGACATCATCGACACCGGGCTGACGCTGAACTATCTGAAGCATCTGCTCGAACAGCGCGAACCGCGGTCCCTGAAGACAGTCGCGTTTCTGGACAAGCCGTCCCGCCGCCGCATCGAAGTGCACGGCGACTATGTCGGCTTCACCATCGAAGACCGCTTCGTCGTCGGCTACGGCCTGGATTTCGAGCAGCGCTACCGCAACCTCCGCGACCTTTGCGTGCTGGTGGCTTGA